CTTCTGCGTTATCCGTAGCGTTTTCCATGGCTACCTTTGTAGCACTTTGATAGCTGGCTGAAGACTCAATCAATGCACCATAAATACTACTATCTATATATTTCGGTATTAAATAGCTCAAAACAACTTCTGGAGAAGGCTCGTAGCTCATCAATTCTCTAGAGCCTGATTTTTCTTGGTTCTCTATTTTTTCTGGCTCCAAAGGCAATAGCTTAATCACCTTTGGATTGTAGCTGATGGTGCTTAGAAACTCCGTATATACTAAGTATACTTCGTCCACTAAGCCTTGTTTATATAAATCCAGACTTAATCTTCCGATGCTTTGTGCATCTGAATACTGCGGATTCTCTGAAATATGATGAAATTCTCCAGATAAATTATACTTTCTCTTTTTAAAGAAGTCTCTTGCTTTTTGACCGATTGTTATTACAGATACTTGCTCTTTTTGGCTCATATGCTGCATTGCAGCTTTAATCACGTTGGCATTATAGCCCCCAGCCAAGCCCCTATCGGCAGAAATTACGATATAGCCTGTATTCTTAATGGTCTCTCTCGGTGTAATAAACGTATTGCTTACCCCTTTGCTATTGGATACGATATCACTAACAGCGTCTCTTACAGCATGAAAATAAGGTCTTGTCGTCTCTAAGCGCTCCCTTGCCTTTTTCATTTTAGAGGAAGCCACAAGCTCCATTGCCTTTGTAATTTGCTTGGTACTATTTACACTTTTAATACGACGCTTAATATCCCGCATTCCTAATCCAGCCAAAACTTTTCACCTCCTGGAAATAGCAGCTCTGTGCCTTATTCCCTTTCCGCTTTAAACTGCTTCTTAAAGCTTTCAATCGCTTCCTTTAATTTTGCTTCCGTCTCTTCACTGATACTTCCAGTAGCAACAATATCTTTTCCAACTTCAGGATGCTCATTGTCCATAAATCTTAGGAAGCCACTCTCAAAGTCTCTAATATCTTCAACAGCGATATCTGTTAAATATTTTTTAGTGGTGGCATAAATCATCATGATTTGCTTTTCAACTGGCATTGGATCGTATTGCGGCTGCTTTAATATTTCAAGGATTCTTTCACCTTGGGACAAACGCTCCTGTGTTTCTTTATCTAGGTCCGAACCGAATTGAGCAAAGGCCGCAAGCTCTCTATACTGGGCAAGCTCCAATCTCAATGTACCTGCTACCTTTTTCATCGCCTTAATCTGCGCATTCCCTCCAACCCTAGATACAGATATCCCTGGGTTTACCGCAGGTCTGATACCGGCATTGAAAAGCTCTGTCTCTAAGAATATCTGTCCATCTGTAATAGAAATTACGTTGGTTGGAATATATGCAGAAACGTCTCCAGCTTGTGTTTCGATGATTGGCAGTGCAGTTAATGATCCGCCACCTCTTTCGTCACTGAGCTTTGCAGCTCTTTCTAAAAGTCTGCTATGTAGATAGAATACGTCTCCTGGATAGGCTTCACGTCCCGGTGGTCTTCTAAGAAGTAAGGACATGGCACGGTATGCAACCGCATGCTTTGAAAGGTCATCATAGATGATCAAAACATGTTTTCCCTTTTCCATAAACTCTTCACCCATGGCACAGCCTGCATAAGGTGCTAAGTATTGCAGTGGTGCCAGCTCATCTGCTGTAGAAGAAACAATAATCGTATACTCCATTGCACCAGCTTTTTCCAAGCTATCTTTAATTTGAGCAACGGTTGATTTCTTTTGTCCGATGGCTACATAAATACAAATAACATCCGTATTCTTTTGGTTGATGATGGTATCGATAGCAAGGGCTGTTTTCCCTGTTTGACGGTCTCCGATAATAAGCTCCCGCTGTCCTCTACCGATTGGTATCATAGAGTCAATGGCCTTGAT
Above is a genomic segment from Alkaliphilus oremlandii OhILAs containing:
- the atpG gene encoding ATP synthase F1 subunit gamma, which codes for MAGLGMRDIKRRIKSVNSTKQITKAMELVASSKMKKARERLETTRPYFHAVRDAVSDIVSNSKGVSNTFITPRETIKNTGYIVISADRGLAGGYNANVIKAAMQHMSQKEQVSVITIGQKARDFFKKRKYNLSGEFHHISENPQYSDAQSIGRLSLDLYKQGLVDEVYLVYTEFLSTISYNPKVIKLLPLEPEKIENQEKSGSRELMSYEPSPEVVLSYLIPKYIDSSIYGALIESSASYQSATKVAMENATDNAEEMIDKLQLQYNRARQASITQEITEIVGGAEALS
- the atpA gene encoding F0F1 ATP synthase subunit alpha — protein: MNLRPEEISSIIKEQIKRYENKLEVKDVGTVIQVGDGIARIHGLEKCMAGELLEFPNAVYGMAQNLEEDNVGCVLLGSDATIREGDIVKRTGRIVEVPVGEALLGRVVNALGQPIDGKGPINTDAYREVERVAPGIISRKSVHEPLQTGIKAIDSMIPIGRGQRELIIGDRQTGKTALAIDTIINQKNTDVICIYVAIGQKKSTVAQIKDSLEKAGAMEYTIIVSSTADELAPLQYLAPYAGCAMGEEFMEKGKHVLIIYDDLSKHAVAYRAMSLLLRRPPGREAYPGDVFYLHSRLLERAAKLSDERGGGSLTALPIIETQAGDVSAYIPTNVISITDGQIFLETELFNAGIRPAVNPGISVSRVGGNAQIKAMKKVAGTLRLELAQYRELAAFAQFGSDLDKETQERLSQGERILEILKQPQYDPMPVEKQIMMIYATTKKYLTDIAVEDIRDFESGFLRFMDNEHPEVGKDIVATGSISEETEAKLKEAIESFKKQFKAERE